A single genomic interval of Terriglobus albidus harbors:
- a CDS encoding TonB-dependent receptor translates to MKRMLTLLLLLLPVLRLAAQTDRATLTGAITDASGARIAGAKIVLTSANTETRRETVTNKAGVYTVTSLSTGTYTVEVEAGGFAKYQVDDLTLDVGQTRTLDMKLAVAGESTQIEVSPDSGLSKSSAEIGGVVHGKQATDVPLNGRNYIGLVSLAPGVIDGGTGTQQDMRFAGLSDEDNTWHLDGVDNSGINHQYQKVDLHLQVSTEAIAEFRANGVVYSADQGGTAGGQVEVVSKTGGDKFHGALWEYLRNDVFDAAPWGANGVLPPLRLNNFGANLGGPILRKKLFFFANYDALRQVIDQTLTGTVPSRSYRSQVATQQPGLAALINAFPLGQKSISAVSDTWFGSGRQVTHEDAGILRLDYHVNERMNAFVRVNTDHYTQSAPNGLAPSTGFNNLNTPNATIGLQNTFTPRFYNDFRYGFNRAEFLQGQTTPFPFALSISTFTSIGNPAGSIRNDNSFTALDDATFLYGRHTLKAGITVRRVQENKASPNSPDETIAYVDYTTFLQNKIDSDTYNGQVPVTGQRMTSYFGYVMDQFKLSPTINLNLGLRYEYFGVNHEVLGRGQLVDPLHCAAVICPAGTAWYDPNLANFSPRVSGTWSPAALRGKFVVRAGFGIYYGFGQFGGLSAPISNLATKYTLNQKQVPGLSYPIPPGLGVATGSASPSASSIKRRDTAVNEWTLSIQQEIAKQTIFQVAYFGTSAAHTFSDTTLNGINPATGTRPYANFSTIDYRATDAHASTNALQTSLQRNITHGLLVSANYQYSHQIDNGGIGGGESDAPQNVACRVCERASGDQDLRHYFAASAVWQLPFGRGRAYLNSVSRLGDYFIGGWQMSGIASARSGQPLNITVSRSATALPDQLNKGQRPNRVPGVSMYASPRTPALWLNPNAFSMPANGTWGNLGRNAARGPSHWQIDPALRKRFPISERVGLDFKAEAFNIFNVAQYGKPATTWSQPTGSGTSTPTNFGVITSSYNSNPTGRGTPRELQFSLKMEF, encoded by the coding sequence ATGAAGAGAATGCTGACGTTGTTGCTCCTGTTGCTCCCGGTACTGCGCCTTGCGGCGCAGACCGACCGGGCGACGTTGACCGGTGCGATTACGGATGCTTCGGGTGCGCGGATCGCCGGTGCGAAGATTGTCCTCACGTCTGCCAATACCGAGACGCGGCGTGAGACAGTGACGAACAAGGCCGGTGTGTACACCGTGACCTCACTCTCCACCGGAACGTACACGGTGGAGGTTGAGGCGGGTGGATTCGCGAAGTACCAGGTAGATGATCTGACACTCGATGTAGGCCAGACGCGCACGCTCGATATGAAGCTTGCGGTTGCCGGTGAGTCCACGCAGATTGAGGTGAGCCCTGATTCGGGGCTTTCGAAGTCCTCTGCTGAGATTGGCGGTGTAGTGCATGGCAAGCAGGCGACGGATGTGCCGCTGAATGGCCGGAACTACATTGGTCTGGTCTCGCTGGCGCCGGGTGTGATTGATGGCGGCACGGGCACGCAGCAGGATATGCGGTTTGCCGGTCTGTCGGATGAAGACAACACCTGGCATCTGGATGGCGTGGATAACTCCGGCATCAATCATCAGTACCAGAAGGTGGATCTTCATCTCCAGGTATCCACAGAGGCGATCGCGGAGTTTCGTGCGAACGGCGTTGTCTACAGCGCCGATCAGGGCGGAACCGCAGGCGGCCAGGTTGAGGTGGTCTCGAAGACAGGCGGCGACAAGTTTCATGGAGCGTTGTGGGAGTATCTGCGCAACGATGTCTTCGACGCTGCTCCGTGGGGAGCGAATGGTGTGCTGCCTCCGCTTCGCTTGAATAACTTTGGAGCGAACCTGGGTGGTCCTATCCTTCGAAAGAAGCTTTTCTTCTTTGCAAACTACGATGCATTACGTCAGGTCATTGATCAGACGCTGACCGGTACCGTACCGAGCCGTAGCTATCGTTCGCAGGTGGCGACGCAGCAGCCGGGTCTGGCCGCACTGATCAACGCGTTTCCTTTGGGGCAGAAAAGCATCAGCGCTGTCAGCGACACTTGGTTCGGCAGCGGACGCCAGGTGACGCATGAGGATGCGGGCATTCTGCGCCTGGACTATCACGTCAATGAGCGGATGAATGCGTTTGTCCGTGTCAATACCGATCACTACACGCAGAGTGCGCCGAATGGACTTGCTCCATCGACGGGGTTCAATAACCTGAACACGCCGAATGCAACTATCGGTTTGCAGAACACCTTCACGCCGCGCTTCTATAACGACTTCCGTTATGGATTCAATCGCGCCGAGTTCCTTCAGGGACAGACGACGCCGTTCCCGTTCGCGCTGTCGATCAGTACGTTTACAAGCATTGGCAATCCTGCTGGATCGATCCGTAACGACAACTCGTTTACGGCGCTCGACGATGCGACCTTTCTCTATGGAAGGCATACGTTGAAGGCTGGCATTACTGTGCGCCGCGTGCAGGAGAACAAGGCATCGCCGAACAGTCCGGACGAGACGATTGCCTACGTTGACTACACGACGTTCCTGCAGAACAAGATCGACTCCGATACGTACAACGGCCAGGTGCCTGTGACCGGCCAGCGTATGACCTCGTACTTCGGGTATGTGATGGATCAGTTCAAGCTGAGCCCGACGATCAATCTGAACCTCGGGCTTCGCTATGAGTACTTCGGCGTGAATCATGAGGTGCTGGGCCGTGGACAGCTTGTCGATCCACTGCACTGCGCCGCGGTGATCTGCCCGGCGGGAACGGCTTGGTATGACCCGAATCTTGCCAATTTTTCACCGCGGGTCAGCGGCACATGGTCGCCGGCAGCGCTGCGTGGCAAGTTTGTGGTGCGTGCCGGCTTCGGCATCTACTACGGCTTCGGTCAGTTCGGCGGGTTGAGTGCGCCGATCTCGAACCTGGCTACCAAGTACACCTTGAATCAGAAGCAGGTGCCCGGTCTCAGCTATCCCATTCCTCCGGGGCTGGGTGTGGCAACGGGAAGCGCCAGTCCGTCGGCGTCGTCGATCAAGCGCAGAGATACCGCTGTGAATGAGTGGACGCTGTCGATCCAGCAGGAGATTGCGAAGCAGACGATCTTCCAGGTCGCCTACTTTGGAACCAGCGCGGCGCATACCTTCTCGGACACGACGCTGAACGGCATCAATCCAGCGACGGGCACGCGGCCGTATGCGAACTTCTCCACCATCGACTACCGCGCTACCGATGCACATGCGAGCACGAACGCATTGCAGACGAGTCTGCAGCGCAACATCACGCACGGCCTGCTGGTATCGGCCAACTATCAGTACTCGCACCAGATTGATAATGGCGGTATTGGCGGCGGCGAATCGGATGCTCCGCAGAATGTTGCCTGCCGCGTGTGTGAGCGGGCTTCGGGCGACCAGGACCTGCGGCACTACTTTGCGGCGAGCGCCGTATGGCAGTTGCCCTTCGGTCGTGGCCGGGCGTATCTCAACAGTGTCTCGCGGCTTGGAGATTACTTCATCGGCGGCTGGCAGATGAGCGGTATTGCTTCTGCCCGCAGCGGCCAGCCGTTGAATATTACGGTCAGCCGGAGTGCGACTGCGTTGCCGGATCAGTTGAACAAGGGCCAGCGCCCGAACCGCGTGCCGGGAGTCTCGATGTATGCGAGCCCTCGTACACCGGCGCTGTGGCTCAATCCGAATGCGTTCTCCATGCCTGCAAATGGTACGTGGGGCAACCTGGGACGCAATGCGGCGCGTGGACCTTCGCACTGGCAGATCGATCCTGCGCTGCGTAAGCGCTTCCCGATCAGCGAGCGTGTCGGCCTGGACTTCAAGGCGGAGGCGTTCAACATCTTCAACGTGGCTCAGTACGGCAAACCGGCGACAACATGGTCGCAGCCTACTGGATCGGGTACATCGACTCCAACGAACTTCGGTGTCATCACCAGTTCGTACAACAGCAATCCAACCGGAAGGGGAACACCGCGCGAGCTGCAGTTCAGCCTCAAGATGGAGTTCTAA
- a CDS encoding response regulator transcription factor: MNVLVVEDNRRLSGVLRQSLVEDGHQVTIAERGDEGRDLLLGAPFHVAVLDVMLPGLDGFSLLKEARSSRCVVPILMLTAKDSMPDIVHGLNLGADDYLTKPFQIPVFLARVRAMGRRRPELQSNIISVGNLHLDSDSHTVRRDDNEITLTRKEYALLELLMRRANKVVTRNQLREAGWSFDADVSDGNVDFYIHSLRSKIDIKGEESMIRTARSLGYMLTSSR; encoded by the coding sequence ATGAATGTTCTGGTAGTTGAAGACAATCGGCGTCTGAGCGGTGTGCTTCGGCAAAGCCTGGTGGAAGACGGCCACCAGGTTACCATTGCAGAACGCGGTGACGAAGGCCGCGATCTGTTGCTCGGCGCGCCCTTTCACGTCGCCGTACTCGACGTCATGCTCCCAGGGCTCGATGGCTTCTCTTTGCTGAAAGAAGCGCGGTCGTCCAGATGTGTTGTCCCCATCCTGATGTTGACGGCAAAGGATTCCATGCCCGACATCGTGCACGGCCTCAACCTCGGCGCCGACGACTACCTGACCAAACCCTTCCAGATCCCCGTCTTCCTCGCGCGCGTCCGCGCCATGGGAAGGCGGCGCCCCGAGCTGCAATCAAACATCATCTCCGTCGGCAATCTTCATCTCGACAGCGACAGCCACACCGTCCGCCGCGATGACAACGAGATCACGCTCACGCGCAAGGAATACGCTCTGCTGGAGCTGCTCATGCGGCGCGCCAATAAGGTCGTCACGCGTAATCAGCTTCGCGAAGCAGGCTGGTCCTTCGATGCCGATGTCAGCGACGGCAACGTCGACTTCTACATCCACAGCCTGCGCTCGAAGATCGACATCAAGGGAGAGGAGAGCATGATCCGCACGGCGCGCTCGCTCGGCTACATGCTGACCTCGTCACGATGA
- a CDS encoding sensor histidine kinase — protein MKLTLRSLRLKLAVLYTVFALISMVCLGCFSYVYMNYALETSRQVTMQAREERFVRFIETWPEKDKTLSLTEKLDRLSIAIAATDIIQVYELDGTPIYSSPGASAFKVPWPHQPCIERCFGLVRQYGHSIRTLNHVVTMDGRQLRLSLSGKIDEHAEMMENVRNSYLLFCPLLLIASAAGGFVLSDRALRPVRQMTAEARSIGIHDLKRRLPIPNTSDELQVLAETWNELLERLHTAVSRLTQFTEDISHDLGTTITVMLTTASLALHRKRTAEEYRAALRTITTECEATSRLLQDLLAVTRADMVQQHIDMQLVPLSELVCEVADNLRAKANLKHQTLQASIASDAWTMGDPSLLRRMVGILLDNAIKYTPEHGAIAVSITSDLQHIHLKVQDNGIGIAPEALPRIFDRFYRVDPSRTQEEGSSGLGLAIAQWVAGVHGAAITAASTPGNGSEFSVTMPLATEIPSAELISLAAEQ, from the coding sequence ATGAAGCTCACACTGAGATCGCTGCGTCTCAAACTGGCGGTACTCTACACCGTCTTCGCGCTGATCTCCATGGTCTGCCTGGGCTGCTTCTCGTACGTTTACATGAACTATGCGCTCGAAACATCAAGGCAAGTCACCATGCAGGCACGGGAAGAGCGCTTCGTGCGTTTTATCGAGACCTGGCCGGAGAAAGATAAGACCCTCTCGCTGACCGAGAAACTCGACCGTCTAAGCATCGCCATTGCAGCCACCGACATCATCCAGGTCTACGAGCTCGACGGCACTCCCATCTATTCCTCACCCGGCGCGTCCGCGTTTAAAGTACCTTGGCCCCATCAACCCTGCATCGAGCGCTGCTTCGGGCTGGTCCGGCAGTACGGCCATTCCATACGCACGCTCAACCATGTTGTCACCATGGATGGCCGGCAGCTGCGGCTCTCCCTCTCCGGCAAGATCGATGAACATGCCGAGATGATGGAGAACGTCCGCAACTCCTATCTGCTCTTTTGTCCGTTGTTGTTGATTGCCTCCGCCGCCGGCGGCTTCGTTCTCAGCGACCGTGCTCTTCGTCCTGTACGACAAATGACCGCCGAGGCCCGCAGCATTGGCATTCATGACCTGAAACGCCGGCTTCCCATACCCAACACTTCCGATGAGCTGCAGGTACTCGCCGAAACCTGGAACGAGCTGCTCGAACGTCTCCACACCGCCGTCAGCCGGCTGACACAGTTCACCGAAGATATCTCGCATGACCTCGGAACCACCATCACAGTCATGCTCACAACGGCCTCTCTCGCGCTGCATCGCAAGCGCACGGCGGAAGAATACCGCGCCGCGCTTCGCACCATCACCACGGAATGTGAGGCAACATCCCGCCTGCTGCAGGACCTGCTGGCCGTTACCCGTGCCGACATGGTGCAGCAGCACATCGATATGCAGCTCGTCCCGCTGTCCGAGCTCGTCTGCGAAGTCGCGGATAATCTACGAGCCAAAGCGAACCTCAAACATCAGACGCTGCAAGCCAGCATCGCTTCCGACGCCTGGACCATGGGCGATCCATCGCTGCTGCGCCGCATGGTCGGCATTCTGCTCGATAACGCCATCAAGTACACGCCAGAGCATGGAGCGATTGCTGTCTCGATCACCTCCGACCTGCAGCACATCCATCTCAAGGTTCAGGACAACGGCATCGGCATCGCCCCCGAAGCTCTGCCACGCATCTTCGACCGCTTCTACCGTGTCGATCCCTCCAGAACCCAGGAAGAAGGCAGTAGCGGCCTCGGCCTCGCCATCGCACAGTGGGTCGCCGGTGTCCACGGCGCCGCCATCACCGCCGCCTCTACTCCAGGCAATGGAAGCGAGTTCTCGGTCACCATGCCACTTGCGACAGAGATCCCATCAGCAGAACTCATCTCATTAGCCGCAGAACAATAA
- a CDS encoding Na+/H+ antiporter: MEAGFVGKESIFLLLLLFIAVFAGAARRLRVPYPILLTIIGGVLGLLPVFPNIALEPNLVFYVFLPPLLFAAGWQLSWREFRANLGRIFALAVGLVTFTIVVLIAARTQLLPGFDVKSVLLLGAIIGATDAIAATAIARRLGLPRRIVDILEAESLVNDGTGLLAFQFGLAILLSGHSPTVVEGVGRLVYLSAGGVLVGLLVGLAVSMLERWIDDAPIEIVVSLLSCYAVYIFAEYLHTSGVLAVIACSMLMSRESHRFMSPQVRLQFAVVWDVLTFVLNGVVFILIGLQLPLVRAQLSGIGMWRLLWTGTLFSGAVVVLRLFWIFAETYAVYFYRHLQRVGNNPVPKPKELLVLAWGGMRGVLSLAAAFSVPYTLSNGAAFVQRSMIIYLTFCLIVTSLVLQGLSMPWLIRLTQIGGSNEEEVEERRARRRLVEDALRYLNRRRVQDRYEPGVVRELQSTYERRLHALPAEDVEEVEGFSRMQRDALLLEVLQVERETLLKLRNDASISDDVLRAIQRDLDLLESHIHTGSAASELMRHL, from the coding sequence ATGGAAGCCGGGTTCGTTGGAAAAGAGAGCATCTTTCTGCTCCTGCTGCTCTTCATCGCGGTGTTTGCGGGAGCGGCGCGGCGGCTTCGTGTGCCTTATCCGATTTTGCTGACCATCATTGGCGGTGTGCTGGGGCTGCTGCCGGTCTTTCCCAACATCGCGCTGGAACCGAATCTGGTCTTCTATGTCTTTCTACCGCCGCTGCTGTTTGCTGCGGGATGGCAGCTTTCGTGGCGTGAGTTTCGTGCCAATCTGGGCAGAATCTTTGCGCTGGCCGTGGGGCTGGTTACCTTCACGATTGTGGTTCTGATTGCGGCACGAACACAGCTTCTGCCGGGCTTCGATGTGAAGTCGGTGCTGCTGCTGGGAGCCATTATTGGAGCGACCGATGCGATAGCGGCGACGGCGATTGCGCGGCGGCTGGGGCTTCCGCGGCGGATCGTGGACATTCTTGAGGCAGAGAGCCTGGTGAATGACGGAACCGGTCTGCTGGCTTTTCAGTTTGGATTGGCGATTCTGCTCAGCGGGCATTCGCCCACCGTGGTGGAAGGTGTTGGCCGGCTGGTCTATCTTTCCGCCGGCGGTGTGCTGGTTGGCTTGCTGGTGGGCCTGGCCGTCTCGATGCTTGAGCGCTGGATCGACGATGCGCCGATCGAGATTGTGGTGAGTCTGCTGAGTTGTTATGCGGTGTACATCTTTGCCGAGTATCTGCATACCTCTGGTGTGTTGGCGGTGATTGCCTGCAGCATGCTGATGAGCCGCGAAAGCCACCGCTTTATGTCACCACAGGTCCGGCTGCAGTTTGCCGTGGTGTGGGATGTGTTGACCTTTGTGCTGAATGGCGTGGTCTTCATTCTGATTGGTCTGCAGTTGCCGTTGGTGAGGGCGCAGTTGTCAGGCATTGGGATGTGGCGGCTGCTGTGGACAGGAACTCTGTTCAGCGGGGCGGTTGTTGTGCTGCGGCTGTTCTGGATCTTTGCGGAGACGTATGCCGTGTACTTCTATCGGCACTTGCAACGGGTTGGAAATAATCCTGTGCCAAAGCCGAAGGAGCTGCTGGTGCTTGCCTGGGGTGGTATGCGTGGCGTGCTCTCACTCGCGGCGGCGTTTTCTGTGCCGTACACGCTGAGCAATGGGGCTGCGTTTGTGCAGCGCAGCATGATCATCTATCTGACCTTCTGCTTGATCGTGACCTCGTTGGTGTTGCAGGGATTGTCGATGCCGTGGCTGATTCGCTTGACGCAGATCGGTGGGAGCAACGAAGAGGAAGTGGAGGAACGGCGGGCGCGGCGGAGATTGGTCGAAGACGCGTTGCGCTATTTGAACCGGCGGCGCGTGCAGGACAGATACGAGCCGGGTGTGGTGCGCGAGCTGCAATCAACCTATGAACGTCGGCTTCATGCGTTGCCGGCAGAGGATGTGGAAGAGGTAGAAGGCTTCAGCAGGATGCAGCGTGACGCGTTGCTGCTGGAGGTGTTGCAGGTGGAGCGGGAGACATTGCTGAAGCTGCGGAATGACGCATCTATTAGCGATGATGTGCTGCGGGCGATTCAGCGGGACCTGGATCTGTTGGAGAGTCATATCCATACCGGATCGGCAGCGAGTGAATTGATGCGGCATTTGTGA
- a CDS encoding sugar phosphate isomerase/epimerase family protein: MFDNTSRRAFLKQSAVVGAAVLLRDGLATAQEAEPVWRDRIGLELYTVRDVMADDFEGVLAKVAQIGYKEVEPATGFNNMDAKAFRALLDRYGLSMPSTHTGYLSADDPEIERKLEALQVMGVRYTEIRPAGAPAQTQQRRQLEPGAYYDQGTGITHNAFKEAGAFGPYQPKVKLDAVKKRAAELNANGKIAHKFGMKLFVHNHTGEFEKLLDSDQTTYDVLLAETDPELVTMQLDIGWACIAGMDPVAMFRKNPGRYELWHIKDVFGLETVNKSLSPNERVSSMSLVPVGTGQIDYKPIFAQAKLAGLKHFVVEQDNAAAYGDSLAAVRVSYRNLRGML, encoded by the coding sequence ATGTTCGACAACACCTCACGTCGTGCGTTTCTGAAACAGAGTGCTGTGGTGGGAGCCGCGGTGTTGCTGCGGGATGGGCTGGCGACGGCGCAGGAAGCGGAGCCGGTCTGGAGAGACCGGATCGGGCTGGAGCTTTATACCGTCCGCGATGTGATGGCGGATGATTTCGAGGGTGTTCTGGCGAAGGTGGCGCAGATCGGCTACAAGGAGGTTGAGCCGGCGACCGGCTTCAACAATATGGATGCGAAGGCGTTTCGAGCTCTGCTGGATCGCTATGGCCTGAGTATGCCGAGTACGCATACGGGATATCTGTCGGCGGATGATCCGGAGATTGAGCGCAAGCTTGAGGCGCTGCAGGTGATGGGTGTGAGGTATACGGAGATCCGGCCCGCGGGTGCGCCGGCACAGACGCAGCAGCGGCGGCAACTGGAGCCGGGAGCCTACTACGACCAGGGGACCGGCATTACACATAATGCATTCAAAGAAGCTGGAGCCTTTGGGCCGTATCAGCCGAAGGTGAAGCTGGATGCCGTGAAGAAGCGGGCCGCCGAATTGAATGCGAATGGAAAGATCGCGCACAAGTTTGGGATGAAGTTGTTTGTCCATAACCATACGGGTGAGTTTGAGAAGCTGTTGGACAGCGATCAGACGACGTATGACGTTTTGCTGGCGGAGACTGATCCGGAGCTGGTGACGATGCAGCTTGATATCGGCTGGGCGTGTATTGCCGGAATGGATCCGGTTGCGATGTTCCGGAAGAATCCGGGGCGCTATGAGCTGTGGCACATCAAGGATGTCTTCGGATTGGAGACCGTCAACAAGTCGCTCTCGCCGAACGAGCGGGTGAGCAGTATGTCGCTGGTGCCGGTGGGTACGGGGCAGATTGATTACAAGCCGATCTTCGCGCAGGCGAAGCTGGCTGGATTAAAGCATTTTGTGGTGGAGCAGGACAATGCCGCGGCGTATGGAGATTCGCTGGCGGCGGTGCGGGTTTCGTATCGGAATCTGAGGGGGATGTTGTAG
- a CDS encoding tetratricopeptide repeat protein encodes MSIRLSSICLMIFVCMGGVVVSPLPAQQPCRGAELKDSGKALERTGDRQGAIRLYQQAERDYERCGQQVEAVRLANDLADLYMAAGEMKKSYQQKLIALKGFQQAKDAANVFRASVAIATILFTQKKKDEASHYLDMARVAAQTATLSDDDRAMLLSLEGAEMQLAGSPEAALPCFREALRLWIAANGPGHPDAGWAHLLLGQGLAIAGRPEPALQELQAAISILHMTQPRNDPHYVFAVKEYAHVLEMAGRKSEAKGMMAAAFQ; translated from the coding sequence GTGTCCATTCGTTTGAGTTCAATCTGTTTGATGATCTTTGTCTGCATGGGTGGAGTTGTTGTGTCACCGCTCCCTGCCCAGCAACCGTGTCGTGGTGCGGAGCTAAAAGACTCCGGCAAGGCGTTGGAGCGAACCGGAGATCGGCAGGGAGCGATCCGTCTTTATCAGCAGGCGGAGCGGGATTATGAGCGATGTGGACAGCAGGTGGAGGCGGTGAGGTTGGCGAATGATCTTGCCGACCTTTACATGGCTGCGGGAGAGATGAAGAAGTCTTATCAGCAGAAGCTGATTGCGCTGAAGGGCTTCCAGCAGGCGAAGGATGCCGCTAATGTCTTCCGCGCTTCGGTTGCGATTGCCACGATTCTGTTCACACAGAAGAAGAAGGATGAGGCATCGCATTATCTCGATATGGCGCGGGTAGCGGCACAGACCGCGACGCTCAGCGATGACGATCGTGCGATGTTGTTATCGCTGGAAGGTGCGGAGATGCAACTCGCTGGATCTCCGGAGGCGGCGTTGCCGTGCTTCCGTGAGGCTCTGCGGCTTTGGATTGCAGCGAATGGCCCGGGTCATCCGGATGCGGGATGGGCGCATCTTTTGCTGGGGCAGGGCCTGGCGATTGCGGGAAGGCCAGAACCCGCTCTGCAGGAGCTACAGGCAGCGATCTCGATTCTGCATATGACGCAGCCCCGGAACGATCCGCATTATGTCTTTGCCGTAAAGGAGTATGCCCATGTGCTGGAGATGGCGGGAAGAAAGTCGGAGGCGAAGGGAATGATGGCTGCGGCGTTTCAGTGA
- a CDS encoding glycoside hydrolase family protein, producing the protein MTAIELIEPVEGRVRWMYLDTEGLVTAGVGECLETAAEACAFFGRDVTADYHHVAAMPKGMAASRYWYAGCPTLTDAQIDARRDRSIANAEGDVRKLVPSFPTLTATRQAVLIDMAFNLGLKRLAGFRKTLALLAAGDFAAAANEMLDSAWAREVPKRAKRDSDLMRAG; encoded by the coding sequence ATGACAGCGATAGAACTGATTGAGCCCGTCGAGGGCCGCGTCCGCTGGATGTACCTCGACACAGAGGGCCTTGTAACCGCGGGAGTAGGCGAATGCCTGGAAACTGCGGCCGAGGCCTGTGCTTTCTTCGGGCGCGATGTGACAGCCGATTATCACCACGTGGCTGCGATGCCAAAAGGCATGGCTGCCAGCCGATACTGGTATGCCGGTTGCCCGACCCTCACAGACGCCCAGATCGATGCGCGCCGTGATCGTTCGATAGCCAATGCGGAAGGCGATGTCAGGAAGCTGGTGCCGTCATTCCCTACTCTCACCGCGACACGTCAGGCGGTCTTGATCGACATGGCCTTCAACCTGGGACTCAAACGCCTCGCCGGATTCAGGAAGACGCTTGCGCTGCTTGCTGCCGGTGACTTCGCTGCAGCCGCAAATGAAATGCTCGATTCCGCGTGGGCGAGGGAAGTTCCTAAGAGGGCGAAGCGAGACTCCGACCTCATGCGGGCCGGATAA
- a CDS encoding MBOAT family O-acyltransferase: MLFVEPRFFLFFGIVLTTYWSLRSNEQRKWLLLFASYFFYGCWDWRFAIMLAILSAADYFFALRLTQTENQKFRKIYVVASVAMNLSVLAFFKYFHFFVSSAVALATAMKFHLSEPTIKIILPVGVSFFTFQSLSYTIDVYRREIPPASSLREYLTFAAFFPQLVAGPIVRPSYFLPQLAEKRHISLQEVKQMLYLFLLGYIKKSCIADNISPYVDKVFLHPANYSSIASITAVWLYATQIFCDFSGYSDMAIAVAGLMGYKLVLNFDAPYLAVSIQDFWRRWHISLSSWIRDYIYISLGGSRGRTRWYTYRNLLLTMLAGGLWHGPAWTFVAWGGMHGAAQVAQAEFKRALPPKPSQEPWRKLFSWFITLQFVCLTWIFFRAPNFASGWIVFRHYLFLSPSGSSTLPIWLILLPPTLLLGQLLMRRIDLQHHLCAATLPRFAAAYGAIWAIAISLLPLGYRPFIYFQF; this comes from the coding sequence ATGCTATTCGTCGAGCCTCGTTTTTTCCTCTTCTTTGGGATTGTCCTCACAACCTATTGGTCCCTTCGTTCCAACGAGCAGCGCAAATGGCTTCTTCTCTTCGCTAGCTATTTCTTTTATGGGTGCTGGGACTGGCGTTTTGCCATCATGCTCGCCATACTCTCCGCAGCAGACTACTTCTTTGCTTTGCGCCTGACGCAGACCGAGAATCAGAAATTCCGCAAAATTTACGTCGTCGCTAGTGTGGCAATGAACCTCAGCGTGCTGGCTTTTTTCAAGTACTTTCACTTTTTCGTCAGCTCAGCGGTTGCTCTTGCGACCGCGATGAAATTTCATCTCTCAGAACCAACTATAAAAATCATTCTTCCGGTAGGCGTCAGCTTTTTCACTTTTCAGTCCCTTAGCTACACCATTGATGTCTATCGCCGAGAGATCCCCCCAGCTTCGAGCCTTCGCGAATACCTTACGTTCGCAGCGTTCTTCCCCCAGCTCGTTGCCGGTCCGATTGTCCGCCCAAGCTATTTCCTTCCACAGCTGGCGGAGAAACGTCATATCTCTCTTCAAGAAGTGAAACAGATGCTCTATCTCTTTCTTCTTGGCTACATCAAGAAGAGCTGTATTGCCGACAACATCTCCCCTTACGTCGACAAGGTGTTCCTCCATCCAGCGAATTACAGTTCTATTGCCTCGATAACAGCAGTCTGGCTCTACGCAACGCAAATTTTCTGCGATTTCTCAGGCTATTCGGACATGGCTATCGCAGTTGCCGGACTGATGGGATATAAACTCGTTCTAAATTTTGACGCTCCGTATTTGGCAGTATCCATTCAAGACTTCTGGCGGCGTTGGCATATATCCCTTTCGTCTTGGATTCGCGACTACATCTATATCTCTCTCGGAGGAAGCCGAGGCAGGACCCGCTGGTATACCTATCGCAACCTATTGCTGACAATGCTCGCAGGCGGCCTCTGGCATGGTCCTGCGTGGACGTTCGTCGCGTGGGGAGGAATGCACGGTGCAGCGCAGGTAGCCCAGGCGGAGTTCAAACGGGCACTCCCTCCGAAGCCATCTCAGGAACCATGGAGAAAATTGTTCTCCTGGTTTATTACTCTTCAATTCGTGTGCCTGACTTGGATCTTTTTCCGTGCACCAAATTTCGCATCAGGCTGGATCGTATTCCGCCACTACCTATTCTTATCTCCCAGCGGATCGTCTACGCTGCCGATATGGCTTATCTTATTGCCTCCAACACTATTGCTCGGCCAGCTCCTCATGCGACGTATAGATCTCCAACATCATCTATGCGCCGCAACATTGCCGCGGTTCGCTGCAGCATACGGAGCGATATGGGCCATCGCGATCTCGCTCCTGCCTCTTGGCTATCGCCCGTTCATCTACTTTCAATTTTAG